ATTGAGATATAACCTGTGGCATTTCTTCCGGTATCTTTCATCCAGATTGCGTTGTTACAGATTGAATTCAAGGTTGCGAACAGTTCATAATCTCCTGTGTTTTGGTTGCGGCGTGATTAGAATTTCGAACTGAGTATGATCGATCGCCTGTCGATCAACTCTTGCGATACCAGTCTCGCGCGATACCCGTCGTCGAAAACAGATTTCGGACATTTCTTAAAATTAACTTTTGAATTTCGATTTTTATTGACGGAGGTTTTGTTCGCTTTTTGAAAGTGTCAATCGATTTGTCGACACACTTTACACACGCTGATTGAACGAACCGAGAGACGCCTATTCAGCGAGCTGCAGAGATCGGTCGCGTTCCTCCGCGGCTGACTTTTATGGACCTCACGGCGCAGATTTATGGGCGAAAAATCGGTCGCGAAAAACTGATGATAAAACCTCCTTATCCAAGGGAGGTTTCTATGCTTGCACTTTCAAACGACAATTTGATCACGGCCGTTCGCTCACTTGTGAAAGAAGAACGGCGAATCACCCGAGCGATTTTAGATCATATCAATGAGGTCGCCAGGCGCAGACTTTACGCCGATCTTGGTTTCTCCTCGATCTTCGATTGGTTAGTCAAAGACCTCGGCTATAGCGAATCGGCAGCCTATCGCAGGATGCAAGCCGCGAGGATTTTGCGAGCTGTCCCAGATGCGGCCGGCAAATTAGAATCGGGAGCGCTCGGTCTCACCGTGCTCTCAAAAGTTCAGACCTTTATTCGAGCCGACGAAAAGCGGACCGGCCAGAAAATGTCGATCCAAGAAAAAACCGAAATTTTGACAAAAGTAGAATCATGTTCAGGCCGCGAAGCCGAACATCGATTGGCTCAGCACTTTCCCGAATTGGCCTCGCAATTTCCAGGCGGATTAGCTCCTAAAGAAAAGGTTCGTGCGATCAGCGAGGATCAAGTCAGCGTGCAGGTGACCTTCACTCGAGAGCAATTCGAAAAGCTAAAACGAATTCAAGAGCTGCTTTCACACACGCACATCGGCTCATCAAACGCTGAATCATTAGATGCCGCGATGGATGTTTTTCTTGAGAAAAAAGATCCGCTCAAAAGAATCGTCAAGCCCCGTGCGGCGCCATGCGACACCGCTGCGGAAACGGAAATGCCTTCGACAAAACCCGCACACTCACTAAAGCCGTCGACCCGAAACACGGTGCTGAGAAAATCCGGTGGTCAGTGCGAGTATCGTGAAACAAAGATGGGTCATCGATGCGCGAACCGCCATTTTCTAGAGGTCGATCACATTCAGCCTCGAGCCCTCGGTGGAACGAATGTGCCTGATAACCTCAGAGTCCTTTGTCGCACGCACAATCTATTGGTCGCAGAACGGGCATTTGGTCGGGAAAAGATCGAGGCGTTCCGGCGCCGGATGTAATCTGTAGCAAACGGTCATCAATTAAACGACCTCGAGCGAAGAGCGCCTCGGAAGCATTCCCTTATTTTATTTTCTACGTTTTCTTTTTAGAGCGAAGACGAAGGTGGTTCGGGTAAATTATATGTTATTTAACCATTAGCTCACACGACGCCGACTCTCTGCGAGGCTTAAATAACTGGCATTGCTTGTGATTCCAGGACCTCGGTCGAGTTTGAATGGTTTGCGTCAGTCGGGGGATGTGCGGACGTCAGTCTGGGTAGTATCCTGGACTGAGGTTGTCGCGACTAACTGAAATCTTTCATTTCCGGCAGGCTCTGAGGTCCCCATGATTGATTTGCGTTCATTGAAGTCTGAATTTGCACCAGGCTCAGGCCCCAGCCGAGTCTACAGCGAACTTCGCTATCAGGACAATCGGGAGACACGGATTACTCTCACCAACGGACACCTAGAGACCAATGTGCAAGAAAGTTCGAGAGGTGTTTCCGCGCGGTCCTTTACCGGTGGATACTGGGGATTTTCGTCTTACTCAAATCCAACCAAGGACGCGCTTCATTCTGCCCTGAAAGAGGCCACCCGGAACGCAAAGTTTCTGACTAGTCGCTCGGGAAAAAGCAATAGTGAAATTGTCTATGCAGGTGTCATCAATTTCGAAAAAAGTTATGCGAGTCAGAAAACTCCGATGTCACCATCTATCTGGATCGAGTTGCTAAAGTCGCTCGATGCGACCATCGTAAAAAAATATCCCGATCTTCGTTCGCGAAGTCTTCGCCTTTGGTCTTTAGAAATCGAAAAACAGATTCTGACTTCCGATGGATCAGAACTGCATACGACGGTGCCACAATCCTTTTTTCAAGTATCGATGACTCGAGAATCGCCAACCGGCCCTGTTACGTTTTCGGACACTCGCGGTGGCTTAGGCGACTTGCAAGATTTTTTTCTCGCTGCGCCCGAATCCTTTGAAGGTTGGATTGATGAAATTCACGAAATGACAGCGCGAAAAGCGGAAGGTGTTAGGCCCGAACCCGGGATGAAGGATGTCGTACTTGCTCCTGATCTCGCTGCCATTTTGATGCACGAAGCGGTTGGACATAGTGTAGAAGGTGATCTCATACAATCCGGTTCCATTTTGTGGGATAGACTGAAGCAAAAAGTCGCAAACCCAATTCTTTCGTTCGTCGACTTCGCTCATACCTACGAAGGCCTTCCATGCCCGCGCCCGGTGCATGTAGATGACGAAGGGATAGAAGCCGAGAACACAGTTATCATCGACAAAGGCGTGCTAAAGACTTTTCTCAACAACCGCGAGACGGCGGTACACTTTGAACAAAAACCTACTGGCCACGCGAGGGCGTATCAGTACTGTGACGAACCGCTGATTCGAATGCGAAACACGGCGGTGCTGCCAGGGACCTCACGAATTGAGCACATGATCGCTTCAATTGAAGACGGGTATTATTTGATGAAAGCTGGTCGCGTGCAGGCAGACACGACTGGCGAGTTTCTTTTGCAGACAGGATCCGGATTTGAAATTAAAAGTGGAAAAATCGTGCGCGCCCTCCGCGACAGTTCTATTTGCGGCTTTGCCCTTGATTTTATGAACTCGATTTCCATGGTTGCCGATGAATTTCAGTGGGACACGTCCGGATACACGTGTCTGAAAAAGCAGTTGATGCCGGTCGGGTTAGGCAGTCCTGCGATCAAATGCAAAGTTCGAATAAGTGGTGATTGATGGAGCATTTAAATTTCGAATTTGTTAAAAAGGTGCTCACGCGGTTAAGTGCGTTGGGATTTGATAGTTCGGAAGCAGTCCTCGGAAACGAACATCTGACGGAAATGGAAGTCGATGTCAGTTCGATATCGCTCCTGCGAAATACAGAAAGTGATTCACTCGTTTTGCGAGCCATTCAGGGCGGTCGATATGGAACTGTCAGTCTCTCGCAACTCGACGACAGTCGCCTTCAAATGGGAATTTCTAAACTTCAAGAGCAAGTGCAGTCGGCTCCCGTTGATTCTGCAAGGGCCTTTGCTCCGCAGCCCCTTGTTTCCACCAATGAAATGGGACCTCTCGAACCTATGCACT
The DNA window shown above is from Deltaproteobacteria bacterium and carries:
- a CDS encoding HNH endonuclease, whose product is MLALSNDNLITAVRSLVKEERRITRAILDHINEVARRRLYADLGFSSIFDWLVKDLGYSESAAYRRMQAARILRAVPDAAGKLESGALGLTVLSKVQTFIRADEKRTGQKMSIQEKTEILTKVESCSGREAEHRLAQHFPELASQFPGGLAPKEKVRAISEDQVSVQVTFTREQFEKLKRIQELLSHTHIGSSNAESLDAAMDVFLEKKDPLKRIVKPRAAPCDTAAETEMPSTKPAHSLKPSTRNTVLRKSGGQCEYRETKMGHRCANRHFLEVDHIQPRALGGTNVPDNLRVLCRTHNLLVAERAFGREKIEAFRRRM
- a CDS encoding TldD/PmbA family protein; translated protein: MIDLRSLKSEFAPGSGPSRVYSELRYQDNRETRITLTNGHLETNVQESSRGVSARSFTGGYWGFSSYSNPTKDALHSALKEATRNAKFLTSRSGKSNSEIVYAGVINFEKSYASQKTPMSPSIWIELLKSLDATIVKKYPDLRSRSLRLWSLEIEKQILTSDGSELHTTVPQSFFQVSMTRESPTGPVTFSDTRGGLGDLQDFFLAAPESFEGWIDEIHEMTARKAEGVRPEPGMKDVVLAPDLAAILMHEAVGHSVEGDLIQSGSILWDRLKQKVANPILSFVDFAHTYEGLPCPRPVHVDDEGIEAENTVIIDKGVLKTFLNNRETAVHFEQKPTGHARAYQYCDEPLIRMRNTAVLPGTSRIEHMIASIEDGYYLMKAGRVQADTTGEFLLQTGSGFEIKSGKIVRALRDSSICGFALDFMNSISMVADEFQWDTSGYTCLKKQLMPVGLGSPAIKCKVRISGD